The Haloplanus salinarum genome includes a region encoding these proteins:
- a CDS encoding PAS domain-containing protein, which yields MDESTDQIAGAVFRALTDRGHEAVERAVVDAYAAARDEVAADRERLSRTVFAELLDALDRELDGEEQVAVLTAAVEDLVDRFSTVIDAAPVAICAVDGEGRVRLWNPAAERTFGRDRSAVLGRSFGVTWADASDEGFDALLDRLRRGERIVGQDTRHRRPDGALLDTRVWAAPIHERGDGAAFVVLDVTERRGRRQRLAVLNRVLRHNVRNDVNVARGHVDRAAARLDDEAARRSLDVARRRLDDLAELSDAGRLIERVADADRTEAVRLDLVDVVRDRLAELRRTYPDCEVRTTLPDGAPVRADQLLPHAVDNVLENAVAHNDAPVPRVCVDLSMADTGGQAVLRIADDGPGLPPVERRVLEAGAETQLTHSTGLGLWLTNWIVRVSNGRVAVDTGDNGTTVILELPAA from the coding sequence ATGGACGAGTCGACGGATCAGATCGCCGGTGCCGTCTTTCGGGCGCTGACCGACCGCGGGCACGAGGCGGTGGAGCGGGCCGTGGTCGACGCCTACGCCGCCGCCCGCGACGAGGTCGCGGCGGACCGGGAGCGACTCTCCCGGACCGTCTTCGCGGAGTTGCTCGACGCCTTGGACCGGGAACTCGACGGCGAGGAGCAGGTGGCCGTGCTCACCGCGGCCGTCGAGGATCTGGTGGACCGGTTCTCGACGGTGATCGACGCGGCGCCCGTGGCGATCTGTGCCGTCGACGGCGAGGGGCGAGTCCGGCTCTGGAACCCGGCGGCCGAGCGCACCTTCGGCCGGGATCGCTCGGCCGTCCTCGGTCGCTCGTTCGGCGTGACCTGGGCCGACGCGTCGGACGAGGGGTTCGACGCCCTCCTCGACCGATTGCGGCGGGGCGAGCGGATCGTCGGCCAGGACACCCGTCACCGGCGACCGGACGGTGCGCTCCTCGATACGCGTGTGTGGGCCGCCCCGATCCACGAGAGGGGCGACGGCGCGGCGTTCGTCGTCCTCGACGTGACGGAGCGGCGGGGGCGCCGACAGCGGCTCGCCGTCCTCAACCGCGTCTTGCGTCACAACGTCCGGAACGACGTGAACGTCGCCCGGGGGCACGTCGACCGGGCGGCGGCACGTCTCGACGACGAGGCGGCGCGACGGAGCCTCGACGTGGCCCGGCGTCGCCTCGACGACCTCGCCGAGTTGAGCGACGCGGGCCGGTTGATCGAGCGGGTGGCCGACGCGGATCGGACGGAGGCGGTCCGGCTGGACCTGGTCGACGTAGTGCGGGACCGACTCGCGGAACTGCGGCGGACCTACCCCGACTGTGAGGTCCGGACGACGCTTCCGGACGGTGCTCCCGTTCGTGCCGACCAACTCCTCCCACACGCCGTCGACAACGTCCTCGAGAACGCGGTCGCACACAACGACGCCCCCGTTCCGCGGGTGTGCGTGGACCTCTCGATGGCCGACACAGGCGGGCAGGCCGTCCTCCGGATCGCCGACGACGGTCCCGGGCTCCCGCCGGTGGAGCGGCGCGTCCTCGAGGCGGGGGCGGAGACACAGCTCACCCACAGCACCGGGCTGGGGCTGTGGCTCACGAACTGGATCGTCCGGGTGTCGAACGGTCGGGTCGCGGTCGACACCGGCGACAACGGAACCACCGTCATCCTCGAACTGCCGGCCGCGTGA
- a CDS encoding universal stress protein has product MSEPNWTVLVPVEVLAGETIPESVVDVLTTLPVVVLGYHVLPEQTPPGQARLQFETQAQTKLGELAAAFHEAGGIAETRLVFTHDEEQTLDRVADETGCDAILVPNPAPDVERLLVPLSGEVDASRVTEFVATLIGDRNIAVTLLHVADGEAETAAGRSLLSDAAAHLRESGVPAAAITSEVTVSESPIRTIATAAVDHHAVVMGESEPSLRSFLFGDASAQVAAQSVGPVVVVRRERDDGSAGG; this is encoded by the coding sequence ATGTCCGAACCCAACTGGACGGTGCTCGTCCCGGTCGAAGTCCTCGCGGGCGAGACGATCCCCGAATCCGTCGTCGACGTGCTGACGACCCTGCCGGTCGTCGTCCTCGGCTATCACGTCCTGCCCGAACAGACGCCGCCGGGACAGGCTCGCCTCCAGTTCGAGACGCAGGCCCAGACCAAACTCGGCGAACTCGCGGCCGCGTTCCACGAGGCCGGGGGTATCGCCGAGACGCGACTCGTATTCACACACGACGAGGAGCAGACCCTCGACCGCGTCGCCGACGAGACTGGCTGTGACGCGATCCTCGTTCCGAATCCGGCCCCCGACGTCGAACGTCTGCTCGTCCCCCTCAGCGGGGAGGTGGACGCCTCGCGGGTCACGGAGTTCGTCGCTACCCTGATCGGCGACCGAAACATCGCGGTGACCCTCCTCCACGTCGCCGACGGCGAGGCGGAGACGGCGGCCGGCCGGTCGCTGTTGAGCGACGCCGCCGCTCACCTCCGGGAAAGCGGCGTTCCGGCCGCCGCTATCACGAGCGAGGTCACCGTCTCCGAGTCCCCGATCCGGACCATCGCGACGGCGGCCGTCGACCACCACGCCGTCGTCATGGGCGAGAGCGAACCGTCGCTGCGCTCCTTCCTCTTCGGCGACGCGTCCGCGCAGGTGGCCGCCCAGTCGGTGGGGCCCGTCGTGGTCGTGCGGCGGGAACGGGACGACGGATCGGCCGGGGGATGA
- a CDS encoding APC family permease produces MVDTPDRSAPPPTEATNRDGERPAVERPETADEVTVVDERTELERTIGLTGGISIGVGTMIGAGIFVFPGIAAGRAGPAAAGSFAIGAVIALLVALPTSELATAMPRSGGGYYFISRGMGSLFGAVVGLSLWFGLVFASAFYLVGFGFYAEAVLVRLGVVLGGFDVVVPLALLFGVFLTVLNVTGTENAAKLQNGVVGVLLAIIVAFLVFGGLSIFGLVGEPEPIGESFLSKGAFSVLTTAALVFTSYLGFAQVATVAGEIKDPGRNLPLAMVGSVLIVGVLYVATIFVAVSAFGSERLATLGETAMVTVAESFLGSLGAFAILFGGLLATVSSANASILSTSRAIYAVSKDALVPRFASRINLEYGTPHVALGMAGGPILVLVLLGEVAVLAEVASFLHLVMYGLMCIALIALRRDEPAWYDPDFRVPGYPVVPVLGALASFALIGFMQPTSQLIGLAIMLLSAGWYYYYARDVTLRGVL; encoded by the coding sequence ATGGTCGATACCCCGGACAGGTCGGCGCCCCCACCAACCGAGGCGACGAACCGAGACGGCGAACGGCCGGCCGTGGAACGGCCGGAGACGGCCGACGAGGTGACCGTCGTCGACGAGCGGACGGAACTCGAACGGACCATCGGCTTGACCGGGGGCATCTCCATCGGCGTCGGAACGATGATCGGCGCCGGCATCTTCGTGTTCCCCGGCATCGCCGCCGGACGGGCGGGCCCGGCGGCCGCGGGCTCGTTCGCCATCGGTGCCGTGATCGCGCTCCTCGTCGCGCTGCCGACCTCGGAGCTGGCGACCGCGATGCCGCGAAGCGGGGGCGGGTACTACTTCATCTCCCGCGGGATGGGGTCGCTGTTCGGCGCCGTCGTCGGCCTCTCGCTGTGGTTCGGGCTGGTGTTCGCGTCCGCCTTCTACCTCGTCGGCTTCGGGTTCTACGCCGAGGCCGTCCTCGTCAGGCTGGGGGTCGTACTCGGGGGCTTCGACGTCGTCGTCCCGCTGGCGTTGCTGTTCGGCGTGTTCCTGACGGTCTTGAACGTGACCGGGACGGAGAACGCGGCGAAGCTACAGAACGGCGTGGTCGGCGTCCTCCTGGCGATCATCGTCGCCTTCCTCGTGTTCGGCGGGCTGTCGATTTTCGGCCTGGTCGGGGAGCCGGAACCGATCGGCGAGTCGTTCCTCTCGAAGGGTGCCTTCTCGGTCCTGACGACCGCAGCGCTCGTGTTCACGTCGTATCTCGGGTTCGCCCAGGTGGCGACCGTCGCGGGCGAAATCAAGGACCCGGGGCGGAACCTCCCGCTGGCCATGGTCGGATCGGTGCTGATCGTCGGGGTGTTGTACGTGGCGACCATCTTCGTCGCGGTCAGCGCGTTCGGGAGCGAACGACTCGCGACGCTCGGTGAGACGGCGATGGTCACCGTCGCGGAGAGCTTCCTCGGGTCGCTCGGCGCCTTCGCCATCCTCTTCGGCGGGCTCCTCGCGACGGTGTCGAGCGCGAACGCCTCGATCCTGAGCACCTCGCGTGCCATCTACGCGGTCAGCAAGGACGCGCTGGTGCCACGCTTTGCGAGCCGCATCAACCTCGAATACGGGACGCCCCACGTCGCCCTCGGGATGGCGGGCGGACCGATCCTCGTGCTCGTCCTGCTCGGGGAGGTGGCGGTGCTCGCCGAGGTGGCCTCCTTTCTCCATCTCGTCATGTACGGGCTGATGTGTATCGCGCTGATCGCGCTCCGCCGGGACGAACCGGCGTGGTACGACCCCGACTTCCGCGTTCCGGGCTACCCCGTCGTTCCCGTGCTCGGCGCGCTGGCGAGTTTCGCCCTCATCGGGTTCATGCAGCCGACGTCACAGCTCATCGGCCTCGCGATCATGCTGCTGTCGGCCGGCTGGTACTACTATTACGCTCGCGACGTGACGTTACGGGGGGTACTGTGA
- a CDS encoding DHH family phosphoesterase, with protein sequence MTDVQALREVLTPAEELTIVCHNNPDPDCLASALALGRIAAAVGIDERRILYSGDISHQQNRAFINLLDIDLREFDPTSVHDRPEGSLLAFVDHAVPGGNNRVPEGTPIDVVFDHHPAEGIEARFVDHRESIGATATILTEYVRAFDLELDATLATALLFAIRRETLGFLRGATDAEYAAAGFLHEAADLNLLRQLSTPSVTSATVDAIAQAIANRSVRGAVLISHVGRTSERDALPQAADYLATLEGVETAVVFGVVDGSIHLSARSTDTRVHIGDVLTEAFDDVGSAGGHREMAGGEVPLGIFADYADDDEGLIAIVEQVITARLVAALNLEADGDA encoded by the coding sequence ATGACTGACGTCCAGGCGCTGCGGGAGGTCTTGACGCCGGCCGAGGAGCTCACGATCGTCTGTCACAACAACCCGGATCCGGACTGCCTCGCGAGCGCGCTGGCGCTCGGTCGGATCGCCGCGGCCGTCGGGATCGACGAGCGTCGCATCCTCTACAGCGGCGACATCTCACACCAGCAGAACCGTGCGTTCATCAACCTCCTCGACATCGACCTCCGGGAGTTCGACCCGACGAGCGTCCACGACCGCCCGGAGGGGTCCCTGCTCGCGTTCGTCGATCACGCCGTCCCCGGCGGGAACAACCGCGTCCCCGAGGGGACGCCGATCGACGTCGTCTTCGATCACCATCCCGCGGAGGGGATCGAGGCCCGCTTCGTCGACCACCGGGAGTCGATCGGCGCGACGGCGACGATCCTCACCGAGTACGTACGGGCGTTCGACCTCGAACTCGACGCCACGCTGGCGACCGCGTTGCTGTTCGCGATCCGTCGTGAGACGCTCGGCTTCCTCCGCGGCGCGACCGACGCGGAGTACGCCGCGGCCGGGTTCCTCCACGAGGCGGCGGATCTGAACCTGCTGCGCCAGCTCTCGACGCCCTCGGTCACCAGCGCGACCGTCGACGCAATCGCCCAGGCGATAGCCAACCGATCGGTCCGGGGGGCGGTGCTCATCTCCCACGTCGGCCGGACGAGCGAGCGGGACGCGCTACCGCAGGCGGCGGACTATCTCGCCACCCTAGAGGGAGTCGAGACGGCGGTCGTCTTCGGCGTCGTCGACGGGAGCATCCACTTGAGCGCCCGCTCGACGGACACGCGCGTCCACATCGGCGACGTGCTCACCGAGGCGTTCGACGACGTGGGCAGCGCCGGCGGCCACCGGGAGATGGCCGGCGGCGAGGTCCCGCTCGGGATCTTCGCCGACTACGCGGACGACGACGAGGGACTGATCGCCATCGTCGAACAGGTCATCACGGCCCGACTCGTCGCGGCGCTCAATCTGGAGGCGGACGGCGACGCCTGA
- a CDS encoding LLM class oxidoreductase — MTELAHANAGYRRLFGSDGLSFGIGFPLTGVRESTPDVAAETRLASHAESVGFDGLWARDVPTYWPRFGDAGGAFDTWPLLSHAAAHTDDIALGTSSVVLPLRHPIHVAKAAASVDRLSGGRLVLGVASGDRDPEYPAFDVDPDERAVAVRERIDAIRTLWREEYPTLDGPWGELDGDLDVLPKPTTETLPLLPTGHARQSVEWIAEHGDGWIFYHLPEDTLRTYLDRWRGLAGEKPFVIAVRVALADDPDAEPEPLHLGYRAGVDWFRDYFRRLAEFGLDHAVVSLQGSDPRREMTRFAEEVVDEV; from the coding sequence ATGACCGAGTTGGCACACGCGAACGCCGGCTACCGGCGACTGTTCGGCTCCGACGGCCTCTCGTTCGGGATCGGGTTCCCGCTCACCGGCGTCCGCGAGTCGACGCCGGACGTCGCGGCGGAGACACGCCTCGCGAGTCACGCCGAGTCGGTCGGCTTCGACGGCCTCTGGGCGCGGGACGTCCCGACGTACTGGCCGCGGTTCGGGGACGCCGGCGGCGCGTTCGACACGTGGCCCCTGCTCTCGCACGCGGCGGCCCACACCGACGACATCGCTCTCGGAACCTCGAGTGTGGTCCTCCCCTTGCGCCACCCGATCCACGTCGCGAAGGCCGCGGCGTCCGTCGACCGACTCTCGGGCGGGCGGCTCGTCCTCGGCGTCGCCTCCGGCGACCGCGACCCGGAGTATCCGGCCTTCGATGTCGACCCCGACGAGCGGGCGGTGGCGGTCCGCGAGCGGATCGACGCGATCCGGACGCTCTGGCGCGAGGAGTATCCCACCCTCGACGGGCCGTGGGGCGAACTCGACGGGGACTTGGACGTGTTGCCGAAGCCGACCACCGAAACGCTCCCGCTCCTGCCGACGGGCCACGCCCGCCAGTCGGTCGAGTGGATCGCCGAACACGGCGACGGCTGGATCTTCTATCACCTCCCCGAGGACACGCTCCGGACGTATCTGGACCGGTGGCGCGGGCTCGCCGGCGAGAAGCCGTTCGTGATCGCGGTCCGGGTCGCCCTCGCGGACGATCCGGATGCGGAGCCGGAACCCCTCCATCTGGGCTATCGCGCCGGCGTCGACTGGTTCCGGGACTACTTCCGACGACTGGCCGAGTTCGGCCTCGATCACGCCGTCGTCAGCCTCCAGGGATCGGATCCGCGACGCGAGATGACGCGCTTCGCCGAGGAGGTCGTCGACGAGGTCTGA
- a CDS encoding 30S ribosomal protein S3ae, with the protein MSERSVPKQQRGKRWYTVFAPEQYDREELGQTLADEPEKIIGRTIETTLGDLTGDSGANNTKLTFKITDVGSDSAYAEFVQHELTRDYLRSLVRRGASKIDATVTVLTTDDYRVRVQPVAFTTKKADRSQEKAIRRVMIDLVEEAADERDFESFVESCVEGRLSSAVYGEAKTIYPLRRVEVQKLTLEARPEEVAAEEEAAVDVDEEDVAVDED; encoded by the coding sequence ATGAGTGAACGCTCAGTACCCAAGCAGCAACGTGGCAAGCGCTGGTATACGGTTTTCGCCCCGGAGCAGTACGACCGGGAGGAACTCGGCCAGACGCTCGCCGACGAACCGGAGAAGATCATCGGACGAACGATCGAGACGACCCTCGGCGACCTCACCGGCGACTCGGGGGCGAACAACACCAAACTCACGTTCAAGATCACGGACGTGGGGTCGGACTCCGCGTACGCGGAGTTCGTCCAGCACGAACTCACGCGGGACTACCTGCGGAGTCTGGTGCGCCGCGGCGCCTCGAAGATCGACGCGACCGTGACGGTCCTGACGACGGACGACTACCGCGTCCGCGTCCAGCCCGTCGCGTTCACGACGAAGAAGGCCGACCGCAGTCAGGAGAAGGCCATCCGGCGGGTCATGATCGACCTCGTCGAGGAGGCCGCCGACGAACGTGACTTCGAGTCCTTCGTCGAGAGCTGTGTCGAGGGGCGTCTCTCCTCGGCCGTCTACGGCGAGGCCAAGACCATCTACCCGCTCCGGCGGGTCGAGGTCCAGAAGCTCACCCTCGAAGCGCGACCCGAAGAGGTCGCCGCCGAGGAGGAGGCCGCCGTCGACGTCGACGAGGAAGACGTCGCCGTCGACGAGGACTGA
- a CDS encoding KEOPS complex subunit Pcc1, producing MRRADVATTHDDASTVAAALRPDNTPSMTTRVADDVVRTVVERETAGGLGSTLDDYVVNLTVAETVARTAREHRHNHE from the coding sequence ATGAGACGCGCCGACGTCGCGACGACACACGACGACGCGTCGACGGTGGCGGCCGCACTCCGGCCGGACAACACGCCGTCGATGACGACGCGCGTGGCGGACGACGTCGTCCGCACGGTCGTCGAACGCGAGACCGCTGGCGGTCTGGGGTCGACCCTGGACGACTACGTGGTGAACCTGACGGTCGCGGAGACCGTCGCACGAACGGCACGCGAACACAGACACAACCATGAGTGA
- a CDS encoding exonuclease RecJ, giving the protein MSTAPATVEDADAGDVAAAIRDAPFVRVVAAATGDALAASGVLARAFKERSTPFQVRVDPVPDPLPADGDDLTLALGVTGGDVALVGDDRPTSVAAAAAVRELGVDPDPILALAGVTAAGRPVGDAPSLLDAATARSAIDRRPGLAVPTTDPVDGLAHSTLVRSPHSGDPDGAQAALADLGVPAEPDEPDRRRLASWLAIEASASSSRAAAAVERVLHPYATPEGRFATVAGFGDALDAVARERPGTGVALAIRDAETARSAVLDAWRTHARAVHGTLSDATTGRYDGVFVARVADDGPGRLGTVARLCRDFESPEPVVLVVADDSAAAAGTTDEALGAAMAEAVREVDADGRSAGGSRWATARFDDANAEAFETEVSRFIAAFRGAL; this is encoded by the coding sequence ATGTCTACCGCGCCCGCGACCGTCGAGGACGCCGATGCCGGCGACGTGGCCGCCGCGATCCGCGACGCCCCGTTCGTTCGGGTCGTCGCGGCCGCGACCGGCGACGCGCTGGCCGCCAGCGGCGTCCTCGCGCGGGCGTTCAAGGAGCGATCGACGCCCTTCCAGGTGCGCGTCGATCCGGTGCCCGACCCGCTCCCGGCCGACGGCGACGACCTCACCCTCGCGCTCGGTGTGACGGGTGGCGACGTCGCCCTCGTCGGCGACGACCGGCCGACGAGCGTCGCGGCCGCGGCGGCGGTCCGGGAACTCGGCGTCGATCCAGATCCGATCCTCGCGCTCGCCGGCGTGACCGCGGCCGGTCGCCCGGTCGGCGACGCGCCGTCGCTGCTCGACGCGGCCACGGCGCGGTCGGCGATCGACCGGCGTCCGGGGCTGGCGGTGCCGACGACCGATCCGGTCGACGGCCTCGCCCACTCGACGCTCGTCCGCAGCCCGCATTCGGGGGATCCCGACGGGGCGCAGGCGGCGCTCGCGGACCTCGGCGTGCCGGCGGAGCCCGACGAACCGGACCGGCGGCGACTGGCGTCGTGGCTGGCCATCGAGGCCTCGGCGTCGTCGTCGCGGGCCGCGGCGGCCGTCGAACGGGTTCTGCACCCGTACGCGACCCCGGAGGGCCGGTTCGCGACCGTCGCGGGGTTCGGCGACGCCCTCGACGCGGTCGCACGCGAGCGGCCGGGGACCGGTGTCGCCCTCGCCATCCGCGACGCCGAGACGGCGCGGTCGGCCGTCCTCGACGCCTGGCGGACGCACGCCCGGGCGGTCCACGGGACGCTGTCGGACGCGACGACGGGCCGGTACGACGGCGTCTTCGTCGCGCGCGTCGCGGACGACGGTCCAGGTCGGCTCGGGACGGTCGCCCGACTCTGTCGGGACTTCGAGTCGCCGGAACCCGTCGTACTGGTCGTGGCCGACGACTCGGCTGCGGCCGCGGGCACGACCGACGAAGCCCTCGGGGCGGCGATGGCCGAGGCGGTTCGGGAAGTCGACGCGGACGGGCGGAGCGCCGGTGGCTCCCGGTGGGCGACGGCGCGGTTCGACGACGCGAACGCGGAGGCGTTCGAAACGGAGGTATCGAGGTTCATCGCGGCGTTCAGGGGGGCGCTATGA
- a CDS encoding 30S ribosomal protein S15 yields the protein MARMHTRRRGSSGSDKPVADEPPEWSDVDEADIEERVVELAEQGHDPSVIGMKLRDEGVKGTPIPDVKLATGKKLTEILEEHDAEPELPEDLHNLMERAIRLREHMEANPQDHQNKRALQNTESKIRRLVNYYRGDALDEDFTYSYEVAVELLEE from the coding sequence ATGGCACGAATGCACACCCGCCGCCGTGGCTCGTCCGGTTCGGACAAGCCGGTGGCAGACGAACCCCCGGAGTGGAGCGACGTAGACGAAGCGGACATCGAAGAGCGCGTGGTCGAACTCGCCGAGCAGGGTCACGACCCGAGCGTCATCGGGATGAAGCTGCGCGACGAGGGCGTGAAGGGTACGCCGATCCCCGACGTGAAGCTGGCGACGGGGAAGAAGCTCACCGAGATCCTCGAGGAGCACGACGCCGAGCCGGAGCTTCCGGAGGATCTCCACAACCTGATGGAGCGGGCCATCCGCCTGCGCGAGCACATGGAAGCGAACCCCCAGGACCACCAAAACAAGCGCGCGCTCCAGAACACGGAGTCGAAGATCCGCCGTCTGGTGAACTACTACCGCGGCGACGCGCTCGACGAGGACTTCACGTACAGCTACGAGGTCGCCGTCGAACTGCTCGAGGAATAG